The following proteins come from a genomic window of Aequorivita marisscotiae:
- a CDS encoding pyridoxal phosphate-dependent aminotransferase has product MDNRLSKRVNDMATSATLAMAAKTRELKEQGIDIIGLSLGEPDFAVPEYIKQAAIQAIEDDYHSYTPVDGYGDLKNAIITKFKRDNNLTYKPSQIVVSTGAKQSLANLTMVLLDEGDEVLLPAPYWVSYADQCKVAGGVPKEIPTSIENDFKVTAEALEAAITPKTKMIIYSSPCNPSGSVYSKKELRNLANVLVKYPDVIVISDEIYEHINFSGGHASMAEFDDMYDRTVVVNGVSKAFSMTGWRIGYIGGPEWIARACNKMQGQVTSGANAIAQRATITALENPPSKIKFMVDAFKERRKLILGLLSEIEGFKTNQPEGAFYVFPDISYFFGKTLRGKNINTASDFSLYLLEEAKVATVTGEAFGDPNCIRLSYAASESEIKEAMRRIKESLE; this is encoded by the coding sequence ATGGACAACAGACTTTCAAAACGTGTAAACGATATGGCCACATCGGCCACGCTGGCCATGGCCGCAAAAACTAGAGAATTAAAAGAACAAGGCATAGATATTATTGGCTTGAGCCTTGGCGAACCCGATTTTGCGGTTCCGGAATATATAAAACAGGCGGCAATCCAAGCTATTGAAGATGACTATCATTCATATACACCCGTTGATGGTTATGGCGACCTTAAAAATGCTATAATCACTAAATTTAAAAGAGACAACAATTTAACGTATAAACCCTCACAAATCGTGGTTTCTACTGGGGCTAAGCAGTCTTTGGCAAACTTAACCATGGTTTTATTAGATGAAGGCGATGAAGTTTTGCTTCCCGCTCCCTACTGGGTAAGTTATGCAGACCAGTGCAAAGTTGCGGGTGGGGTTCCAAAAGAAATTCCAACTTCAATTGAAAATGATTTTAAAGTAACCGCCGAAGCTTTGGAAGCAGCTATTACTCCAAAAACCAAAATGATTATTTACAGCTCTCCTTGCAACCCCAGTGGTTCTGTTTACAGCAAGAAAGAGCTTCGTAATTTGGCCAACGTTTTAGTGAAATATCCAGACGTAATTGTTATCAGCGACGAAATTTATGAACACATAAACTTTAGTGGCGGGCACGCTTCTATGGCCGAATTTGACGATATGTACGATCGTACCGTGGTAGTAAATGGTGTTTCAAAAGCCTTCTCTATGACCGGTTGGCGCATAGGTTATATTGGCGGTCCCGAATGGATAGCCAGGGCCTGCAACAAAATGCAAGGGCAGGTTACCAGTGGCGCGAACGCCATTGCACAACGAGCCACAATTACTGCTTTAGAAAATCCACCGAGCAAGATTAAATTTATGGTAGATGCCTTTAAGGAAAGAAGAAAATTAATTCTTGGCTTACTTTCTGAAATTGAAGGTTTTAAAACCAACCAACCAGAAGGCGCATTCTACGTATTTCCAGATATTTCATATTTCTTTGGAAAAACCCTCCGTGGAAAAAATATTAATACGGCTTCAGATTTTTCATTATATCTATTAGAAGAAGCTAAAGTTGCAACCGTTACTGGCGAAGCATTTGGCGATCCAAACTGCATTCGTCTTTCGTACGCAGCTTCAGAATCTGAAATTAAAGAAGCGATGCGCCGCATAAAAGAATCATTGGAATAA
- a CDS encoding GEVED domain-containing protein: MRIKITLFTVFSLLFFGIQAQEKTQATYVGTVGSVVHVPSIASQTNLAPARVKKQIMQDGRASKNLIVPGKDPQIEDDYFKRNPNKMEQLLSGRAPTLVFDAAQSSSQPTDPAIGVGPNHAVVVFNTGFRIFDKSGNPLTGQISPNPTIFPNGGCCDLTISYDNAADRFVMTFLGNGAQIAVSDGPDPVNDGWYVYTIPQINDYQKLSVWSDGYYMTDNTSASNRIYAMERTKMLVGDPTAQIIGFPLPDIVTSGFYSPQALNVTNNNLPAPGGLPIVYLQDDAWSGVAQDHLKLWTVDVNWTSPGSSTISAPVELTTTPFISVFDGGSFSNLSQPGGGADIDALQATIMNQAQFRKFASHNSAVFNFVVDTDASGGELAGIRWFELRQPGDGQPWTIHQEGTYTAPDGKHAWHASMMMDIQGNIGMGYTAMAGPTTPDPTTKRVSSYYTGRYANDPINTMTIGEELIAAGNQNIPGLRYGDYSKIDIDPSNDKQFWFINEYMNSGRKDVVGVFQIAPNFNNDVGVVNIDAPETGTLSNSEAVTITIFNYGQNSASNIPVTFQVDGGAVVSEVFPGTIASAETAQYTFTATANLGTVGQTYTITAETNLAGDEDTSNDGRTKTVTYLEPNDIGISAITSPVSGTDLTASENIVVTVTNFGGEPQSNFDVSYDLDGAVVTEVYPGTLAGNTSASYTFAQTGDFSAIGSYNLSATTSLPTDSDVSNDETSVVIVKQNCQPVGDCSFGDGLRLFSVTDINNPSACEGYADFTNLVAGMEADTTYDLTVTTGYGSQYVRVWIDFNDDFVFSNDEIVVDNVIIAPGQSGGTFTLTTDLVVPAGAAFGQHIMRAKTNWNSPVPDDACEETNFGETEDYSAQIGTAGVSDAIFDENGLTIISLDNNKFDVSLKTMNYAEAMNLSVFNTLGQRLLFRKLENNGNGYSYKLDMSYVAAGVYLVRIGNKDNGRVKRIIVK, encoded by the coding sequence ATGAGAATTAAAATTACACTATTCACGGTTTTCTCCTTGTTGTTCTTCGGAATTCAAGCACAGGAAAAAACACAAGCTACTTATGTTGGAACAGTGGGCTCGGTAGTTCATGTACCTTCTATAGCTTCACAAACAAATCTAGCTCCAGCACGAGTTAAAAAACAAATAATGCAAGACGGAAGAGCTTCAAAAAACTTGATTGTTCCTGGAAAAGATCCTCAAATTGAAGACGATTACTTCAAAAGAAATCCAAATAAAATGGAGCAACTTCTTAGCGGAAGAGCCCCTACCTTAGTTTTTGATGCTGCGCAATCAAGCTCACAACCCACCGATCCGGCCATTGGAGTTGGGCCAAATCATGCGGTAGTAGTATTTAATACGGGATTTAGAATTTTTGACAAAAGTGGAAATCCACTTACTGGGCAAATTTCGCCAAACCCAACTATTTTTCCCAATGGCGGATGTTGCGATCTTACAATTTCATACGACAATGCAGCAGATCGTTTTGTTATGACATTTCTAGGTAACGGAGCGCAAATTGCTGTTTCTGATGGGCCAGACCCTGTAAATGATGGCTGGTACGTATATACGATACCTCAAATTAACGATTATCAAAAACTTTCAGTTTGGAGCGATGGTTATTATATGACGGACAACACCAGTGCCTCGAACAGAATTTACGCTATGGAAAGAACCAAAATGCTAGTTGGCGATCCAACGGCACAAATAATTGGTTTTCCGTTGCCCGATATAGTAACCAGCGGTTTTTACAGCCCACAGGCATTAAACGTAACCAATAACAACTTACCCGCTCCAGGAGGATTGCCAATTGTGTATCTTCAAGATGATGCATGGTCGGGCGTTGCACAAGACCACCTAAAACTTTGGACCGTAGATGTAAACTGGACTAGTCCAGGTAGTAGTACCATCTCGGCCCCGGTTGAATTAACCACTACTCCCTTTATTTCAGTATTTGACGGAGGAAGTTTTTCAAACTTATCACAACCCGGCGGTGGGGCAGATATTGATGCGCTTCAAGCAACGATAATGAACCAAGCACAATTTCGGAAATTTGCGAGTCATAATTCGGCTGTATTTAACTTTGTGGTAGATACTGATGCTTCTGGCGGCGAACTTGCGGGAATTCGTTGGTTCGAGCTTCGTCAACCTGGCGATGGGCAACCATGGACTATTCACCAAGAAGGTACATATACCGCGCCCGATGGAAAACACGCGTGGCATGCGAGTATGATGATGGATATTCAAGGTAATATCGGAATGGGTTATACAGCAATGGCAGGACCTACTACACCAGACCCAACTACCAAAAGAGTTAGCTCGTATTATACCGGTCGCTATGCAAACGACCCTATAAATACTATGACGATTGGTGAAGAATTAATTGCTGCCGGAAATCAAAACATTCCTGGACTGCGATACGGCGATTACAGTAAAATTGATATTGATCCTTCTAACGATAAGCAATTTTGGTTTATAAACGAGTATATGAATTCTGGAAGAAAGGATGTGGTTGGTGTTTTTCAAATTGCTCCTAACTTTAACAATGATGTGGGCGTAGTTAATATTGATGCCCCCGAAACCGGAACATTATCAAATAGTGAAGCTGTAACAATTACCATTTTTAATTATGGACAAAACAGTGCTTCTAATATTCCCGTAACCTTTCAAGTAGATGGTGGCGCGGTTGTTTCAGAAGTATTTCCGGGCACAATTGCCTCTGCAGAAACTGCGCAGTACACTTTTACGGCAACGGCAAATTTAGGCACTGTAGGCCAAACTTACACTATTACTGCCGAAACCAATCTTGCTGGCGATGAAGACACCAGCAACGACGGCCGCACTAAAACTGTTACGTATTTAGAACCAAATGATATAGGAATCAGCGCTATCACTTCACCGGTATCGGGTACCGATCTAACAGCTTCAGAAAACATTGTTGTTACCGTTACCAATTTTGGTGGAGAGCCACAATCTAACTTCGATGTGTCGTACGATTTGGACGGAGCCGTCGTAACCGAAGTTTACCCAGGAACCTTGGCCGGAAACACCTCAGCTTCCTATACGTTTGCACAGACGGGAGATTTTTCTGCAATTGGAAGTTATAACCTGAGTGCTACCACATCGCTACCAACTGATAGCGACGTTTCTAACGATGAAACTTCGGTAGTAATCGTAAAGCAAAATTGCCAACCAGTAGGCGACTGTTCATTCGGTGATGGCTTGCGACTTTTTAGCGTTACAGATATTAACAATCCGTCAGCTTGCGAAGGTTATGCAGATTTTACAAATCTTGTAGCTGGAATGGAAGCAGACACTACATACGACCTAACCGTTACAACCGGTTATGGAAGTCAATATGTTCGTGTTTGGATTGATTTTAATGACGATTTTGTTTTTAGTAACGACGAAATTGTAGTAGATAATGTAATAATTGCGCCAGGACAAAGCGGTGGAACTTTTACCCTCACTACAGATTTAGTAGTTCCGGCCGGAGCTGCTTTTGGTCAACATATTATGCGTGCCAAAACCAATTGGAATAGCCCTGTACCCGATGATGCTTGTGAAGAAACAAACTTTGGAGAAACCGAAGACTATTCTGCCCAAATTGGTACTGCAGGAGTTTCAGATGCTATTTTTGACGAAAATGGGTTAACCATCATATCGTTGGATAACAATAAATTTGATGTTTCTTTAAAAACAATGAATTACGCTGAAGCCATGAACCTGTCGGTTTTTAATACTCTCGGACAGCGTTTGCTATTTAGAAAACTTGAAAACAACGGTAACGGATACAGCTACAAATTAGACATGAGCTACGTTGCTGCAGGCGTTTATTTAGTTCGCATTGGCAATAAAGACAACGGAAGAGTAAAACGAATTATCGTTAAATAA
- the ubiE gene encoding bifunctional demethylmenaquinone methyltransferase/2-methoxy-6-polyprenyl-1,4-benzoquinol methylase UbiE — translation MEKKITPYKDSSEGKKKQVEQMFDTISENYDGLNRVISLGSDITWRKKVIAMVAKTQPKTILDIATGTGDLAIQFAEKTNAEKIIGLDISEGMLSVARKKVLNKEISTKIEFVQADSEALPFADNSFDAITVSFGIRNFENLEKGLSEILRVLKKGGIFVILETSVPSKFPFKQGYYFYSKNILPLVGKIFSKDKVAYKYLSESASVFPHGENLNNILRKIGFNEVKNKPQTFGVATIYKATK, via the coding sequence ATGGAAAAGAAAATAACACCTTATAAAGATTCTTCGGAAGGAAAAAAGAAACAGGTTGAGCAAATGTTCGATACTATTTCGGAAAATTACGACGGTTTAAACCGTGTAATTTCATTAGGTTCTGATATTACTTGGCGAAAAAAAGTAATTGCCATGGTAGCCAAAACCCAACCAAAAACTATTTTAGATATCGCAACGGGTACAGGCGATTTGGCCATCCAGTTTGCCGAAAAAACCAATGCCGAAAAAATTATTGGGCTCGATATATCTGAAGGCATGCTGTCCGTGGCCCGTAAAAAGGTTTTGAATAAGGAAATTTCAACCAAAATTGAATTTGTACAGGCAGACTCCGAAGCGCTTCCATTTGCAGATAATTCGTTTGACGCCATTACCGTTTCCTTTGGCATCAGAAATTTCGAAAATTTAGAAAAGGGACTTTCTGAAATTCTTCGCGTACTTAAAAAAGGAGGCATCTTTGTTATTTTGGAAACTTCGGTTCCTTCAAAATTTCCATTTAAACAAGGGTATTACTTTTATTCAAAAAACATCTTGCCGTTGGTGGGAAAGATTTTTTCAAAAGATAAAGTGGCGTACAAATATTTAAGTGAAAGCGCCTCTGTATTTCCTCACGGTGAAAACCTCAACAATATTTTGCGCAAAATTGGGTTTAATGAAGTGAAAAATAAACCACAGACTTTTGGTGTGGCAACTATCTATAAAGCTACTAAATAA
- the trkA gene encoding Trk system potassium transporter TrkA gives MKIIIAGAGEVGFHLAKLLSFESQNITLIDPSREALAHADANLDIRVVRGDATSISVLEDSLVGENDLLIAVTSSETTNITVCVLAKQLGVKRTIARISNTEFIERKEEVGFAKFGIDELISPEALATEEIVLLLNQSAFNESYEFEDGALTMIGLNLSGTSAFVGKSVKEVAKMYPDLKFVPIAIQRYGTQYTMIPRGDTQFKKGDQLYFTTVKKGDEQIIKLSGKSKQEIKNVMILGGSKIGYKTAKVLCKNRFNVKLIESSKDKAFEIADDIPSCLVINGDGRNVELLLEESLEEMDAFIAVTGNSETNIMACLVAKSKGVKKTIAMVENMDYFQLSHSIGIDTLINKKLLAANNIFRYVRKGEVVAMTKLNNMNAELLEFRVSGNSKVSNKKIKDLNFPVSAIIGGVIRNGEGIIALGDFEIRNGDRVVVCCLPQAIGKVEKLFI, from the coding sequence ATGAAGATTATCATTGCCGGAGCTGGCGAAGTTGGCTTTCACCTTGCAAAATTGCTTTCTTTTGAATCGCAAAACATTACGCTTATTGATCCCAGCCGCGAGGCTTTGGCCCATGCAGATGCCAATTTAGATATACGTGTGGTACGCGGCGATGCTACCTCTATTTCGGTACTAGAAGATTCCCTTGTGGGCGAGAACGATTTATTAATCGCGGTAACCTCCAGCGAAACTACAAATATTACGGTTTGCGTGTTGGCAAAGCAACTGGGTGTTAAACGCACCATTGCGCGAATTTCCAACACCGAATTTATAGAAAGAAAGGAAGAAGTGGGCTTTGCCAAATTTGGAATAGACGAACTTATATCGCCAGAAGCGTTGGCCACCGAAGAAATTGTATTGCTGCTAAACCAAAGTGCCTTTAACGAAAGTTACGAATTTGAAGATGGCGCATTAACGATGATTGGTTTAAACCTTTCGGGTACTTCGGCTTTTGTGGGAAAATCGGTAAAGGAGGTTGCAAAAATGTACCCAGATTTAAAATTTGTTCCCATTGCCATTCAGCGTTATGGCACGCAATATACAATGATTCCGCGGGGCGATACGCAATTTAAAAAAGGCGATCAGCTGTATTTCACCACGGTTAAAAAAGGCGATGAACAAATAATTAAGCTATCGGGAAAAAGCAAACAGGAAATAAAAAATGTAATGATTCTCGGCGGAAGTAAAATTGGTTATAAAACAGCCAAAGTACTGTGCAAAAACCGTTTTAACGTAAAGCTAATTGAGAGTAGTAAAGATAAAGCTTTTGAAATAGCGGACGATATTCCAAGTTGCTTGGTAATTAATGGCGATGGCCGAAATGTAGAATTGCTATTGGAAGAATCGTTAGAAGAAATGGATGCGTTTATAGCCGTTACAGGGAATAGCGAAACCAATATCATGGCCTGTTTGGTTGCAAAATCTAAAGGTGTGAAAAAAACCATTGCCATGGTAGAAAATATGGATTATTTTCAACTGTCGCACTCTATTGGGATTGACACATTGATTAATAAGAAATTATTGGCTGCCAACAATATCTTTAGATATGTGCGAAAAGGAGAAGTGGTAGCAATGACCAAGCTTAACAATATGAACGCCGAACTTTTGGAATTTAGGGTTTCTGGAAATTCCAAGGTGAGCAACAAAAAAATAAAAGACTTAAATTTTCCTGTTTCAGCGATAATTGGTGGTGTAATTAGAAATGGAGAGGGCATTATAGCCTTAGGCGATTTTGAAATTAGAAACGGCGATAGAGTAGTAGTCTGTTGTTTGCCGCAGGCTATTGGGAAAGTGGAAAAACTTTTTATCTAA
- a CDS encoding TrkH family potassium uptake protein, whose protein sequence is MNSISKLNFRIISHLMGLLLMVNGGFMLLSSIVSWYYKDGVLTEMLLAGTVALGIGGTIMLLTRNHRKEVQKREGYIIVSFGWIFMALIGTLPYIFTGAIPSFTNAFFETMSGYTTTGASILTDIEIIPKGVLFWRSITHWIGGMGIIVLAIAILPLLGIGGMQLFAAEAPGPAGDKLHPRITDTAKRLWLIYVGYTLAETILLKLAGMSFFDAINHSLATLSTGGFSTKNASVAYWNGNPMVQYIIIVFMFLAGSNFVLSYFAFKRKFQKIFHDEEFKTYSALIVGLTVIAALLIYFEADISISTIAHPMVWGPFESAFRHGLFQVLTVITTTGFVSADYTLWTPFLTIFFFGMMFLGGCAGSTAGGIKIMRHLIMIKNGVLEFKRTLHPHAILPVRYNSKAVPQPIVFNILGFFILYMLSFIMGTLVFSWMGLDFKTALGGAASTLGNVGPALGDLGPVNNYASLPDVAKWWSSFLMLIGRLELFTFLILLTPFFWRNR, encoded by the coding sequence ATGAATTCAATCTCCAAACTGAATTTTAGAATAATTTCGCACTTAATGGGCCTTTTGCTCATGGTAAACGGTGGCTTTATGCTGTTGTCATCAATAGTAAGCTGGTATTATAAAGACGGCGTATTAACAGAAATGCTTTTGGCGGGAACGGTTGCCCTGGGAATAGGCGGAACAATAATGCTGCTAACCCGAAACCATCGTAAGGAAGTTCAAAAACGCGAAGGGTACATAATTGTATCTTTCGGGTGGATTTTTATGGCGCTTATAGGAACGCTACCCTATATTTTTACGGGAGCCATACCCAGTTTCACCAATGCCTTTTTTGAAACCATGAGTGGCTATACCACAACGGGCGCCTCTATTTTAACCGATATTGAAATTATTCCTAAAGGTGTTCTATTCTGGCGTAGTATTACCCATTGGATTGGTGGAATGGGTATTATTGTGCTTGCCATTGCTATTTTACCATTGTTAGGTATTGGTGGAATGCAGCTTTTCGCAGCAGAAGCGCCAGGACCCGCTGGAGATAAACTACATCCTCGAATTACAGATACGGCAAAAAGATTATGGCTTATTTATGTGGGCTACACCTTAGCCGAAACAATTTTGTTAAAGCTTGCCGGAATGAGCTTCTTTGATGCAATAAATCACTCGTTGGCAACTTTGAGTACCGGAGGATTTTCAACTAAAAATGCAAGCGTTGCTTACTGGAATGGTAATCCCATGGTGCAGTATATTATCATTGTATTTATGTTTTTGGCGGGGAGTAATTTTGTTTTAAGCTACTTCGCCTTTAAAAGAAAATTTCAAAAAATATTTCACGATGAGGAGTTTAAAACATATTCTGCCTTAATTGTAGGATTAACGGTAATTGCAGCTTTATTGATTTATTTTGAAGCCGATATTTCGATTTCTACCATCGCTCACCCAATGGTTTGGGGACCTTTTGAAAGTGCTTTTCGGCACGGTTTATTTCAAGTGCTAACTGTAATTACCACCACTGGGTTTGTGAGTGCGGATTATACCCTGTGGACACCGTTTTTAACCATCTTCTTTTTTGGAATGATGTTTTTAGGAGGTTGTGCGGGCTCTACGGCAGGAGGAATTAAAATTATGCGTCATCTTATTATGATAAAAAATGGCGTGCTTGAATTTAAACGAACCCTTCACCCGCACGCTATATTGCCGGTACGTTATAATAGCAAAGCAGTGCCACAGCCAATTGTTTTTAATATTCTGGGCTTTTTTATTCTATATATGCTTTCGTTTATAATGGGAACTTTGGTTTTTTCATGGATGGGATTAGATTTTAAAACTGCACTTGGCGGTGCCGCATCTACGCTTGGAAACGTTGGTCCAGCACTCGGCGATCTTGGCCCAGTAAATAACTATGCCAGCCTGCCAGACGTTGCAAAATGGTGGTCCAGCTTTTTAATGCTTATTGGTAGGTTAGAATTGTTTACCTTCTTAATCTTGCTTACCCCATTTTTCTGGAGAAATAGATAA